The genomic window tattttataattattagactatgtatttattttatttttaattacataatatattttttttgtttattttttagcttacattcagtaattttaataatggaaAGTGCTCTTTTTGGTATGTTTGTTATTGCAATTTTATATGATCAAATGGATGCTATTTATAATGATCAGACAACAATTGAACAAACAGTGTATAAACGTCCAAATCCAttacatagatatatattttctgttatttGTCGTTGGCCAAAAAAATCTAGATCtacatctaaaattaatattcgatCTGTATGATTTAAACTTTGTGTtactaaaattgattaaaaacacatgattataaaatgttttaatcttataaatgCTAAGCAAAACAgaaattgtgtttaattttacgatttttttttttgtgtttttttttttttttacatatgtttattatggtacaaattaaaactatattttgtcataaacatatattttgtaaataatgttcACCTGGCATTTTCAAATCTGTCATATTCTTATTGCtttcattattaaactttttccAATTCATTCCCAAATATCTCACAGTTCATTGACTGATCTTATTATAACCGCTGGTTTCTcagtttaaattttctattgtaGTTCTTCCCTAACTTTACTAATGTACCTTTTTCATGCAAAAATAACTGTTAAACTATTTATGCATAgtttatacaacataaattacttaaatcatgtgataatttgtttttatattcaaatttatagttatatattactatccCAGTTTAAGGGAAAGTGAAGTGATACTAGTACCCAACATCTGGTTTCTGTATcctatgattttttattttatttattaattgtagtaTAGCATAAagttatgatttttgttacattagtttttatttttataatttatttttaagaaatatataaattaacatgatgtgttacaatttaatatttacacataactttaattatttgtaaacctaaaattttatttttttattttgagaaaTTGAATAAAACGGTGCcagattattattaccataaaatcataaaataataatatattaaatatcaattataagctgaatagtaaaatatcttatgataccatattattgaaaataattaaattaaactattcgaaaatgtattttatgactGTATGTGCACAGTTTGTTctattaatatacaactacttaattattttatctgaaaaatttttaatgggttttgatttagtattaagtataaattgttacgattatgatttatatgataGATCATtatgtaatgaaaatatttatatattataattaatattttaaaaataattcattaagttTTCATGaagtgaaaaaatgtttaagaggACATAATACCTACGTGTTTTGTCTCCATCTTACTAACATGCATTacaagaaatttatttaactagaacccattttattttgttagttttaataatgaagtcaatttacttattaatatatttatatatttattactaatgttGTCTAGGGCATTATCTAggcttttattgataatattttattttttaaatgagttgaaagaattttaaagttttaatattttacataggtagttattattcactttaaaattaaaaacataaataaaacacaactGATGCcttagataatattcttactttaagttaaataataggttaattgattttaatattaaagcttataacaaaaaatgggTTCTGGTAAATGCAAATTTGCTATGATGTACATTAGTAAGACAAAGACAAAAAACAAGGAGGTATGGCATCctcttaatacataatatactatttatttgattataaacttttaaatttaattttcttatattcgatcttgtttatttttgtagatgtttgtatacatttattataattatgcaatTGTTGtggatttcataataattataccctttattaaataatgttaatatttttaaacatggtGTTTAGTTtaacaatttgtaaaataggacttatttaataattaatttcaattttaagatGTAGCATTATTGTTAGATTTTtgtgttgtaattttaaaaatgtaaaaataatatttccatgtaaaaagtatataattttgttaaaaattgttttacaattaatgttattgtgttataaaataatgatatgtataaatatatataatttatttagcaaATAACTGTGTTATGTTATTTCCTAGATTTTAGAAGAAAATGtctcattacattttattgattaaacttAATACTCATACTAGATTATTTGCTAGGCAACAAAACCtactgttgttattattttatttgatatctttgttgcatttaaaattaaatacctgtttagtttagtttaatttatacaaaatgttttgcaATGAAGAATATGATGAACACATCACTGATGAAACTATCAATAGCCATAAAAACAAtggcaataatttattgaaaagtagtgattttatatctaaaccaattaaaggtataaaatgtacaatagatGAAAATATACTACAACTTCAGTATCCTTTATTAGatcaaaatagtattttgcacatactatagagtatagatgTTAATGTGTAATTGTAGTTTTACTAGTTTTAGTGTATAGTTATacctaatttcatttttttttaaatttacaatcaaGAGGTAGCCAATTTAAGTATGGTAAAcgatattacatatacataaataataatgtagtttaattgattttataatttttttattattaaatacatgtaaaTCTATTGAGTAGTTATATAAACTGTATGATGTATGGAATGGGACATTCAGTGACACTAATATAGAggttaaaaattcttaatttctTTATCTAAGTCATTCTTTTGGCTACGATTGCTGttctaaaatgttcaatatatgTGCAGCTGACAAGAATACAGTTGTATATGCAGCAGGTAGCTATATAGTTATGTTTGATATCAATGAAGGGAAAttgaattttagaaaatgCGCTGGCAATGGAGGAATAGGACATATAGCTGTAAGCTTACTcaacattttgaatagttttCGACAGTTAcctaatagaaattaatttttgttttattagaaaaatccaGTTTTGAGCCAAATTGCAGTAGGAGAAAATTGTACTAATCCATTGATTGTTGTGTACGAATGgccaacatttaaaataattagtgttCTCAAAGGCAGTGCTAAGCAACAAAACAATTGGTTATCCTATAGGTATaagtaaagtataatttaactaggtacttattataatttataataaatataaaaattgagtaGGTAGTTACTTATAGTATTTATCAAGTATATGGTTACAGTATACCTGGTCATCaagtaaattacaataatgtatatgtgttatttgaattcaatgacgAACCATTGCATAGGTACTAAAGTATGCAATAGAAATCATTCTGATTAAAGACAgtcattaaacaattattattaaatacttagtaaatgtatattttaaattaaagttaaaatgttttgaaaatgtcactGTATATAGAcagtaaatatatcaatatacgtaataagtaaaagtttcaattctccaagaaaattatttttgaataccaACAAAATAAGaggtatagttattaaaattgaaatttttgtttgaatatccAATACTGTTAAGACTTGAACTTCTATGTCTATCACTCATAAAATGTGTTTGTTATGGCTTTATGCTGAAGATTTTTTCAACTTCCACGAACaaaacttataagaaatcttagaaactttaatttttttaaacattagatgttaaaataaaaattgtatgtattttaatctacaatataatttgcaaGTTCTCATggttttgatgaattttataaacatttggacTTTAAacccattttaaaaaatgactgtattttcaataatttttaattgatataaaaaatacttatgaagaatcttgtattacattttcaatctattttatttgaaaatatttcaaacattaatttaattagtaaattctaataaggctataataatttatacctattttgtaaaaaatttaagtctCTATCtacagaaatttatttttgaattacttaataaatcaaaacagATTTGGTTGACAATAGATATTGCATAACAATTCTTGTTTTCCTTAATTTGTTTTCacctattgaaaattattgtgaaGATACATTCAATTTGCTAccaaaaactattttcaatgttgaaaatttaagtaggtagtaaAACTGCCCTTAAagacaataacaattttttgtttttatataaataaaaaacaatctatTGTAAAAccagtataaatttattggttcgctcaaagtataatataaattcaatttttgttttcagccaaaatggtaaatatttgTGTTCACAAGCGGGAGAACCCGATAACACTTTAACAATTTGGGATTGGAAGAAATCGAAAATAGTTTTGAGGACTAAATCTCACaatcaaaatgtatacgtTTGTAGATTTTCGAACTTTATATCCGACCACTTGGTAACTGCAGGATCGGGGCACCTAAAATTTTGGAAAATGGCAAAAACATTTACCGGATTAAAGCTTCAAGGTCAACTCGGACGTTTTGGAAAAACAGAAGTTTCAAACGTTATTGGAATTTTCTCGATGCCCGATgagaaagtaaaataaatacagtcctattttaagattaaatattattatgttatgtatacacgtatattgaaatgttagtaattgtattttgtgcTACTATCAGTACACTCAgtcagatttataaaatacaaattaatattatggtcgATTAacgtattaagtttttttgagTAATGCggggaaaatatattttagtaagtgATGAATTTTGTTCTAGGACTATATTTTCGTATGGGCATTAGtagatttataattaggtTTTAACTgcgaataatttttctaatttcctCCCCCTTCTCATTAATAAGGGACACCAGAAATTTTGGTATGGACAGCTGCCCAGTGTCAACACTACCCATACGTTAGAAGTTAGAACCGCCACTGTGGCTTGGTGCATTACAtaggtcaaaagtaagaattttctaatagttttcaaaaaaatcaatttttatattattgcaacTCAAAAACGAATCTCACTGTAATTTCTTAAAGTTTTctccaaatgtttatattactatgttagtgttatttttacgcgattaaatgttcaaaatattttgactaattttgagctatttatagacaactacaatttttgattttttataattattgttttttgaaaagtcgataaaaaaaaatttggaacaaaacattaatatggaaaatattaatctatttctAAGCTAAGCTTTATTCTacctatattcaaattttaattgatggatatcaaatttatagtaTCTATACCAATTTTCAAGAATGATTTAgttcaataaacaaaaaagatcatattattaaatatttttacctatttaacAATAGGTAATATCCAGCTGCGATTGGGGTAATATTTTGGTGTGGAATAAAGAATTCATCGACGTCGAAGTAACGAGAAAATTTAGAAAACCATGTCATTTAGCACCGATAATCATGTTTTTGTACTCCGAAAATGATGAACTATTAACGAGCATCAGCATGGACGGTACGATCAAATTCTGGTATTATCGTACAATTGATTCATCTGATCCACCTGAAAATGACCGTGTACTAGAAATGGAACCGTCATTTACGATTAGCGTTCAAGACAATGAGGGTAACGCAAAAATCATGGGTATGTGTAAGGTTGAAGATGGCGACCACAAATCGAACGATTATTTCATtcaggtataattattattcactagATAAATCTAGCTAAtagctatatattaaataattcatcattATGATAGACCTTGTGATGAGGTGAATTtgtgtaattaaaatgtataacatcataatataagtatataatacacgttattatatatactgtataccgTCTGTACCTATAGGATTATTTTAATCACTggggatttaaaatttttatatacctacgtatagccgtataggtatacttattgTAAACTTTTtggttacctatatttttattatttttgttgttttattgtagGATGGTAATGGTGGAATATGGCTTGCTGACATCGAAATGGTCGCAAACGCGAAACCGCTAAAACGGTTAGCCAAGTTTCACGGCGATATAATAACTTCTTTGCAACCATCACCTGTCGGTTATTTTATTGCTACTACTTCGTTGGATGGTTGGCTCCACGTGTATGATGTCACAAACAAAAAGTTGATATTTAcctacaattttaaagtaccAATAACTTCGTCAATTTGGTTACCTCTAAAGGTATatgaacttaatattttatcattatatagtgtttttaatcataagaaacatatttagtacctattttgaTGCTccagatttatattttaggtgaTTACCCTCATAGTCATATCACTCATATCCCTAAATATGTGACTACAAACgtggttaaataattatcaaatatattatactataatatttatttatttataataattatagaaaatagtccaataatgtttaaaccaaatttaaattaataatttgtgtagATAGCTAGTTCGGGAGATATTTTCGTGATTGGATTTCAAActggaattttaaaaatagtcacCGTACccctcaaaaaatgtattgaagaaaaagaattaaatCTTACCGAATTAGTGGAAGTACAAGTAGGTTATAAGTACTAACTTGAAATAACTATTagatcattaaaatgtatagaaatatttatagattgaatattgatagtttaatttattattgtacaataatcgtATTGTTTTCTATTTAGAGTTCAAAACCTCATACTAGTACTATCAGACATTTGTCCATTAACCCTAGCGCCAAAATTCTTTTATCTGGAAGTGATgacaacacaatatttatctacaaaataaaaactgaaccTATCAAGTTGAGTCCTATTGGAATGTTTCCATTACCTGGAAAAGTCACTTTTATTCATTGGAAACCTTcagaagtaaaaatatttgcgTTATGTATAGTAATCACTAGGGCTGTgaatttaatgcattataaatactgaaaaatgcatttaaataaagaaaaataaatttgaattgctctgaaaaatttaaatttaaaaatataaaaatctatctacctaggtttattataaaggaataccatatttttaaaataaaaataaaaaataatccataAAATGTGTATCAAAAAAACTCTAtgatatgttttcaaaaaagtcCATACCTACAGTTACGTATATTTGGGGGGGGGGTTCAACCTCCTCGAAAATTGATAgttgtgtaatttatttatatcatcattcatcgataaatattgattattgtaaatttttttatgaacctccgaaaattttttttgtgtacggGCCTGCAATGGCtgcatacctacataaaatatgtaaccaAAATTAGAGGAGTCatcttgaaataattatattagatacctTATCAAggcatcaaattatttttcttatttttctattatttaatcgaAATTTTTTTAGAGCATTTTACTGTGGAAATTTTTCACTGATATTTGGTCTTGAAATTATGaagttttaattgaaaaaaattattggaaaattCGAGTTATTTAGTCACTTAAGTTAAACACAAGTTGGATTTGGAtagtaattaaagtaatttaataggtactactCGAATTGTGTTCATTAAGTCACAACTCGCGCTGGCTTatgaattaaaagttataaatttaacttaattcaaATTCACTACCCTAGTGATAACAGttgaataggtactatattgaaatgttttcaCTACCATATTCAGTGATCGAAGTGGCTCAAAACAAGTGGAGGGATACCTCAACTTTTATGCTATTGTTTATATCAtgcctatattatacctatggtCCTATGTCCTATATGTCCTATTATCCTATGTCTATAAGTGGAGGAATGACAAATGTAGATTATAATAGGTGGTGAGATGCCATCACTCTGTATCTACTCCACTTCGACTACTGaccatataggtacctagaaAAATCACTTTTAATCACTGGAATcaattagatataaaaatattttacgcgTTTAcaccttatttattaattctatattttttgattttttgaatgtttaaattgattttaggaACAGATGGTATTAATAAGTTGTGATACTGGACATATTGTAGAAGTGAAAGTTCCTGCAAGTCGTCCACCATATACCAcagaatcatttttgttaaaacttgAATCGCGTATAATACAAACTATGAGCATTAAGTCAGAACTACAAcgtcaacaatatttttttgatttggagcagaaaaaaaaagagaatatagagaaattgaaaatcattagAGAAAAAAATCCTGATCTGGAAATCgatgaaatgttatatttcgaAGATTCTGAAGAAAACGAACCGCCAAAAATCATTATTCCACCATTACCAAACCCTGTATTGTTTGCAATATACACTCCATCAGAGAAAGGTATATGGGTATCGATTGATGGATATGACGCtggttatttatatgaatatgattTTAACATGTCTGGACCAGTAATTAatgcacatataataataccttataaaaataatattccactAACTGCGATTACTAtgttgtaagtatatattatactacccataaatactatagtgcttactaaaattattaactgcaTGTAGTACTCGTACACAATATACTTTTTACCTTATGCACCTTTTTAAGTAACAGCTAATGCTTGAATTTCAAGGAGACTCGGTGGAATTGAGTacctcttaatattttaacttatctattttaattgtatcatAATCAATGAGAAATTTAAGTCATCAGGTGCACATATTGTTTTTGTGCTTTTGCATCCCCTTCTAATTTTTTCAAGCCCATgtttaagtatataggtacttataagttataaatatataaaattgaataatacagaataagttaaatgataattacataagtaatatatgtgtttatatatgaaccatatagtaatattatataagtaatataatttttaaattcctctatttaaattttaagtacaataattttttttattttttgttagaatCCATTTTTCTTAAGTTACAAACATTTGTTAACCTTCGTCCTTCACacaatgttttcattttatgatataactaactttttatattctaatatattctTCATTATGATTTCAAGTGGGACTGAtccattaacaattttaatgggATTTGCTGATGGTAGAATACGCCTTACAAATGTTAAAGTAAAAGATGTATCAGATTTTGGTGACTATATTGAATATTCGATTCACGATAATAAAAAAGGAAGAGTAAATATGTTGTGTTTTAGTCATGATAACTGTATGTTATACACTTGTGGTGATGATggaaacatttttagttttatatttcaatgtaaTAATCTAATCATTGAGAAGTGTATGTCTTCAATTTCTAAATTTCCTCAGTCATCAATATTGGTAGTAAGTCTTAtgctataacataaaaatgtaggtaatataattatttcaaatcataaatattataaatgtttatttataaattagggAGAAGATATTTTAACTACTAATGAAGATCTGAAATTAAGTTTGGAAGAAAGAAAGATTCATAAAGAAAACCTTAAAGCCTTAAACTTTGCTAATAAAGAAAAAGATAAAACTAGTTGTCTATTAAATGAATTGAGAGATAAGTTCAAACAAGTTATAGTCAGTAACAAGTCATTACCAGAAACATTACAATTAAGTgatgattattttcaattagatGAGAGAATTAATAGTTCACTTATTAAAGAAGCACAATctgaaatgaatatattacatttgaaGCTAGCGTTTGATTATGAAAAGAGCTCATTAGGTcttaagtatttgaaaaattatttcatcgatccaattttaactaataaatttgcaGTTAGAGCAATTTCGtatgtgtaattaatttaacaagaattatttttatataagtattaattttgtttatatctttattttttaaattaaacatttataggaGAGATGTAGTAGTCAAAACATTATACCATGAAGTgcgtcataatttatttagtagttTAGTAGAAGAATTTTTATCTAAGAAACTTAAACTTCCAAAACAAtcgtaagtaattaattttaataatcataattaaaatattattgtgtttaatgaaaatcaattaaatgtgTACGCTGCTAAGGCTTGAGGAAATAAAGGTTCCAAACAATATaaggtttatataatttacacaaaataataataaatattaataacatattgatattcatactattattttatgtatttatagaaaacGTGGATCGACAATATTAGACAAAGGAGTTCACAATCAAATCCATAATGTATCTGAATCAGAAATATTTCTTAGAAATGTACTTGAAGAATATCCTTCTTTACCAAAGAAAATTCAAAGCGCTATAGATAGGTTTGCTGCAAGAAgagattttgaaaatcaagaaattcttaaaattctaaatatgtataataataaaccagataataatactattgagGAAGAAGTGTTACTAAAAAATGCTTGGGATACTATAGGCTATATGAACTTAAAAACAGGATCGGATTTCAAGCTGACTGAAAATGAAATAGTTACAATGGAAGATAAAtttgaacaatatattaatgttaaaaaagagGTTAGTTatctattacttaaaatatttaaaataagtacatttattttaatttaaggatatatcatattatatgtatttatgtaataactaataggtttacaatttgaaaacaacttttaatgaaaaagTGTTAGAACTTAGACTCcgcaaaataagtttaatacaagattacaAACAATTCAAGTTTGATGtttgtatgataaaaaagGAATTAAATGATCCAGAAATAAAGACTCTGTCAGACTTTCCTGAAGTTATATTGGATGAATCTATTGATGTAAGAAACAATACAGaactatagtaaatttattatcataagtaataatttaatttctaaatttctaaatttttaaaattgtttaaattgattCCGCTGAACGACAATTTATTATGCTGTATGTGTGTAAGACAAAGACAACACATGTGGTATTGCGTCctcttaataaatcatattgtttaaatattacttaagcCTAGAAAAAAGTCTAAGAGTATCTACACTACATGTAGATACATCGGTACATGTATATGtcttgttataacttataacaactGGTTGCTGTAAACAATCACCATCTTGACTGGTAACATTCTCGGTGTCGTATAAATTAACAGTATGACATATACAtgtcaatacaattttgttatgTTCCTAATTGGTTATTTTTGATCTAACTATGTTATAGCATGGCTTAATTGATTCATTTGAACCTATTGTTCATTGGGATCCAACagatttgattttgaaatcaGAAAAAAGTCAAATGTGTAAGAATGCAATTTTTGATGAGCTTACTCATCTAGAAAACATTATGCTAAATATGAGAAAAGAACAATTGAAGTATAGACATATGTGTTTGCATAGAACTATGTTAACAAAAATCAACATGTTTGATAATGATCTAAATGAATTGGATAAAATGCGAAAAAGTGTTAAGCTCCAAATTAAATTCCTCGATTTATTGGCTTTAACATTTGAAGAAGAATTGATCATTTTGAATGATTTTGATTTAGTTGAagatgaatatttacaaagtgTAAGCCTTAAAATAGGTTTACAAAATGATAAAGTTAATCaagtaatgtatttatataataaacttctaccaattacaataaatattaactaggtaataaatgttattttattattgctagATACAAAGCATTCAAGAAGAAATCAAACACTTGAatgatattatcaataaaaaggCAAATATGTTATTAGACATTCAACACACTTTTGATATGGAAATACGAAATGATGAGTTtgctaagtattttaaaaaaattttcaaaaagaaattaaaagtaCCTAAACTCAAATCTGACGATGTTGAAGGTATCtgtcataatacattttattaatttattaatttgtatttattttacagtgtcttcacttaaaaattatctactcaagttattaattttcatgaaatattatgtatgttgatGGAAAATatctatgcatttttttagatacacTTTCATCTTCTTCATCTGGAGGAAGTGATGAATCTGATCTAGAATTTATTAACGAAAGTGCAGAATCATTCACGACAATGAGTCGAGTCACTATATTTGATGAAAACGTATTACCAATAGGTTGTGacccaaaattatttaatattacattagaaTTGAGGTCAAAAAgatatgaaattgaaaaaaccatagaggataataaaaaaaaaatggatgtttttaatacacatttaagtttaacttatGAAGAATTTGATACCattgaaaatgaattaaaacaaaatataaatgaactaGAAGCATATCGGGTTagaattttacttatataattatatgttttttagctAGATATtaatactgtaaatataaGCAGATTTGCTTCTGTCAGACTTGAAAGAATTGATTCTTAGTGACACTATAACAGAATAATTCAAAAGTAGGGATAgtca from Aphis gossypii isolate Hap1 chromosome 1, ASM2018417v2, whole genome shotgun sequence includes these protein-coding regions:
- the LOC114126100 gene encoding cilia- and flagella-associated protein 44 isoform X2, with amino-acid sequence MFCNEEYDEHITDETINSHKNNGNNLLKSSDFISKPIKGIKCTIDENILQLHHSFGYDCCSKMFNICAADKNTVVYAAGSYIVMFDINEGKLNFRKCAGNGGIGHIAKNPVLSQIAVGENCTNPLIVVYEWPTFKIISVLKGSAKQQNNWLSYSQNGKYLCSQAGEPDNTLTIWDWKKSKIVLRTKSHNQNVYVCRFSNFISDHLVTAGSGHLKFWKMAKTFTGLKLQGQLGRFGKTEVSNVIGIFSMPDEKVISSCDWGNILVWNKEFIDVEVTRKFRKPCHLAPIIMFLYSENDELLTSISMDGTIKFWYYRTIDSSDPPENDRVLEMEPSFTISVQDNEGNAKIMGMCKVEDGDHKSNDYFIQDGNGGIWLADIEMVANAKPLKRLAKFHGDIITSLQPSPVGYFIATTSLDGWLHVYDVTNKKLIFTYNFKVPITSSIWLPLKIASSGDIFVIGFQTGILKIVTVPLKKCIEEKELNLTELVEVQSSKPHTSTIRHLSINPSAKILLSGSDDNTIFIYKIKTEPIKLSPIGMFPLPGKVTFIHWKPSEEQMVLISCDTGHIVEVKVPASRPPYTTESFLLKLESRIIQTMSIKSELQRQQYFFDLEQKKKENIEKLKIIREKNPDLEIDEMLYFEDSEENEPPKIIIPPLPNPVLFAIYTPSEKGIWVSIDGYDAGYLYEYDFNMSGPVINAHIIIPYKNNIPLTAITMFGTDPLTILMGFADGRIRLTNVKVKDVSDFGDYIEYSIHDNKKGRVNMLCFSHDNCMLYTCGDDGNIFSFIFQCNNLIIEKCMSSISKFPQSSILVGEDILTTNEDLKLSLEERKIHKENLKALNFANKEKDKTSCLLNELRDKFKQVIVSNKSLPETLQLSDDYFQLDERINSSLIKEAQSEMNILHLKLAFDYEKSSLGLKYLKNYFIDPILTNKFAVRAISRDVVVKTLYHEVRHNLFSSLVEEFLSKKLKLPKQSKRGSTILDKGVHNQIHNVSESEIFLRNVLEEYPSLPKKIQSAIDRFAARRDFENQEILKILNMYNNKPDNNTIEEEVLLKNAWDTIGYMNLKTGSDFKLTENEIVTMEDKFEQYINVKKEVYNLKTTFNEKVLELRLRKISLIQDYKQFKFDVCMIKKELNDPEIKTLSDFPEVILDESIDHGLIDSFEPIVHWDPTDLILKSEKSQMCKNAIFDELTHLENIMLNMRKEQLKYRHMCLHRTMLTKINMFDNDLNELDKMRKSVKLQIKFLDLLALTFEEELIILNDFDLVEDEYLQSVSLKIGLQNDKVNQIQSIQEEIKHLNDIINKKANMLLDIQHTFDMEIRNDEFAKYFKKIFKKKLKVPKLKSDDVEDTLSSSSSGGSDESDLEFINESAESFTTMSRVTIFDENVLPIGCDPKLFNITLELRSKRYEIEKTIEDNKKKMDVFNTHLSLTYEEFDTIENELKQNINELEAYRIKKQLKLNEVKTTILINKSQMTKVELLKSCIVLYGNVMQDLTNRVMELKKERREIIYTLKNEKLVAKQFRTEITKMENILKSYKIAIKDEMIKKFKIETDWNFLDEMEMTIISYMIINSKSKAKDTKEYFLREIRLLENKINSQTELIIDLLKWNTYKIKILKDVCGNINKIRQFLTEQKKNNIKLQNLTLETSFTMELTAIKHTYDTLLKQKQDIIEKINMYKCKGKMFPPIVKQSCTKPIQSQVINDRSLVTTPTLEEESEKSWTINDEQLTYNMEFNVEPKISNLSKQSLSRLTKQSSNYDSFENIDEVYGTNKWTTYYDEVIPPTTETVGDVTEYVFSEMAESENSLSDDNEFNGSLNNIHGDNKSKNK